A DNA window from Engraulis encrasicolus isolate BLACKSEA-1 chromosome 3, IST_EnEncr_1.0, whole genome shotgun sequence contains the following coding sequences:
- the LOC134446469 gene encoding tripartite motif-containing protein 16-like protein — protein sequence MVFIQNMGSMSITDEPSATETRWTFNQRSFFEPLKESVSALKMQLEKKLHSIFEKEMDNIHTAANKAQILKSFDGQALPEPVTREDFLRYSRLFTLDPNTAHTKLHLSEENRRVEKRDEDQSYPDHPNRFDLYPQVLCREGVSARCY from the exons ATGGTCTTCATACAGAACATGGGGTCCATGTCCATCACTGATGAGCCATCTGCTACAGAGACCAGGTGGACCTTCAACCAACGCAGCTTCTTTGAGCCCCTGAaggaatctgtgtctgcactgaagatgcagctggagaAGAAATTGCATTCAATCTTCGAGAAGGAAATGgacaacatacacacagcag CAAATAAGGCTCAGATCTTGAAAT CGTTTGATGGCCAGGCTCTTCCTGAACCAGTGACAAGAGAGGACTTCTTACGCT attcccgtctcttcactctggatccaaacacagcacacacaaaactccatctgtctgaggagaacaggagggtggagaagagagatgaggaccagtcatatcctgatcatccaaaCAGATTTGATTTGTATCcccaggtgctgtgtagagagggtgtgtctgcacgctgctactga
- the LOC134445598 gene encoding stonustoxin subunit beta-like, giving the protein DPNTAHEVLHLSEGNRRVEKRNEDQSYPDHPDRFEYWDQVLCREGVSARCYWEVEWSGEVDIAVSYKSISRKGDGVKCLFGYNDQSWRLFLTGYSSYFWHNNEKTELPLVASSRIGVYVDHRAGTLAFYSISGDTMTLLHRVHTTFTNTLYPGFALGDGSSVELL; this is encoded by the coding sequence gatccaaacacagcacatgaagtcctccatctgtctgaggggaacaggagagtggagaagagaaatgaggaccagtcatatcctgatcatccagacagatttgaatATTGggatcaggtgctgtgtagagagggtgtgtctgcacgctgctactgggaggttgagtggagtggagaggttgatatagcagtgtcatataaaagcatcagcaggaaaggagatGGTGTAAAGTGTTTGTTTGGatataatgatcagtcctggaggctgTTCCTCACCGGATACAGCTCCTATTTCTGGCACAATAATGAAAAGactgaactccctctagtggccagctctagaataggagtgtatgtggatcacagggcaggaactctggccttctacagcatctctggagacacaatgaccctcctgcacagagtccacaccacattcacaaacacactctaccctgggtttgcTTTGGGTGATGGATCATCAGTGGagctgttgtga